One stretch of Pseudomonadota bacterium DNA includes these proteins:
- a CDS encoding HAD-IIIA family hydrolase has translation MTGNGCGSGGPGYPSDCEVTQGLRERARARESVEKRSYAWKANLERAGRIKMLILDVDGVLTDGSIIYTPDGEEIKAFSTRDGLGIRLVQKAGVEVGIITARSSAVVNRRAENLGITKVIQGAGNKLESFRKIIGENSLDPSQVAYVGDDWLDLPVLTRVGLAVAVADSAPEVIDAAHYVTVNPGGRGAVREVCNLIVEALGKHQELLREYRQDES, from the coding sequence ATGACCGGCAATGGATGCGGATCAGGAGGTCCCGGGTATCCCTCAGATTGCGAGGTCACCCAGGGATTACGTGAAAGGGCCCGGGCCCGGGAATCTGTCGAAAAGCGCAGTTATGCCTGGAAAGCAAATCTTGAGCGTGCAGGCCGGATTAAAATGCTGATTCTTGATGTGGACGGAGTATTGACCGACGGCTCGATCATCTATACTCCGGACGGAGAAGAGATCAAGGCCTTCAGCACTCGGGATGGTCTTGGAATCAGGCTGGTCCAGAAGGCGGGAGTTGAGGTCGGGATCATCACCGCCCGCAGTTCGGCGGTCGTCAACAGAAGGGCCGAGAATCTGGGTATCACCAAAGTGATCCAGGGCGCCGGCAACAAACTTGAGAGTTTCAGAAAAATTATTGGCGAAAACTCTCTGGACCCTTCTCAGGTAGCCTATGTCGGTGACGACTGGCTCGATCTTCCGGTCCTGACCAGGGTCGGGCTTGCGGTCGCGGTGGCCGATTCGGCCCCGGAAGTGATTGATGCCGCCCATTATGTAACGGTGAACCCGGGCGGCCGGGGCGCAGTCCGGGAGGTTTGCAATCTGATTGTCGAGGCCCTCGGCAAACATCAGGAGCTCCTTAGAGAGTACAGACAGGATGAATCTTAA
- a CDS encoding TVP38/TMEM64 family protein: MRRALFRRYPIAVALILFGLLLAIYFSDEGLLGRTLDYLRNFKDYSNSLRDDILSHGPRAPFFFILIQVLQVVFAPIPGEASGLLGGYLFGAVPAFFYSSIGLTMGSAAAFGVGRLLRKFLTKRIKDTAFYRKFNHLVSRSDYLIPFVLFLIPGFPKDSLSYLLGMSIMSLPSFLFITAIGRMPGTLMLSLQGAEIYNGNYVKLALLMLLSFLVILPCILYRHRLLLLLEKRAGNQAPSEENR, from the coding sequence ATGAGAAGAGCCCTCTTCCGTCGATATCCAATCGCAGTTGCTTTGATTCTTTTCGGCCTGTTACTGGCCATCTATTTCAGTGACGAGGGACTCCTTGGCCGGACCCTGGATTACCTGCGCAACTTCAAGGATTATAGCAATTCATTACGTGATGATATCCTGTCCCATGGCCCAAGGGCTCCATTTTTCTTTATCCTGATCCAGGTGCTGCAGGTTGTCTTTGCCCCGATCCCCGGTGAAGCAAGCGGCCTGCTTGGCGGGTATCTTTTCGGGGCCGTCCCGGCATTTTTCTATTCATCAATCGGCCTGACCATGGGTTCTGCGGCGGCCTTCGGAGTCGGCAGACTGCTCCGGAAATTTTTAACGAAACGGATCAAAGACACCGCTTTTTACCGGAAATTCAACCATCTGGTTTCTCGCAGCGACTACCTGATCCCCTTTGTCCTTTTCCTTATCCCAGGGTTCCCTAAAGACTCCCTCTCTTACCTGCTCGGCATGAGCATCATGTCGTTGCCCTCTTTTCTCTTCATTACCGCCATCGGCAGAATGCCCGGCACCCTGATGCTCTCCCTGCAGGGGGCGGAAATATACAACGGCAACTATGTGAAGCTTGCTCTATTGATGCTTCTTTCATTCCTTGTTATCCTGCCCTGCATCCTTTACCGGCACCGGCTTCTGCTGCTCCTCGAAAAACGTGCCGGAAACCAGGCACCGTCGGAGGAAAACCGCTGA
- the kdsA gene encoding 3-deoxy-8-phosphooctulonate synthase, with product MTKELEVGPGRPFLLMAGPCVLESEKMATEVATTLREITGRLGINYVFKASFDKANRTSIDAYRGPGFEKGLEIMARIRQTGVPVISDVHEVSQVAPAAEVLDVLQIPAFLCRQTDLLVAAGQSGRAISLKKGQFLSPWDMQHAVNKVKSTGNKNLMLTERGTMLGYNNLVVDMRSFPVMRALGCPVIYDATHSVQLPGGAGGSSGGQREFIPPLARAAVAAGIDGLFMEVHPDPDQALCDGPNSWPLAGMEELLKSLLAIHAARGDDQHLLGGI from the coding sequence ATAACAAAAGAGTTGGAGGTCGGCCCCGGTCGGCCTTTTTTGTTGATGGCCGGCCCCTGTGTGCTTGAGTCGGAGAAAATGGCTACCGAGGTGGCCACGACTCTTCGGGAGATCACCGGGCGGCTCGGGATCAATTATGTGTTCAAGGCCTCGTTTGACAAGGCGAACCGGACCTCTATTGACGCATATCGCGGGCCCGGTTTCGAGAAGGGTCTGGAAATCATGGCCAGGATCAGACAGACCGGAGTGCCGGTGATCTCTGATGTTCACGAAGTCTCGCAGGTTGCTCCGGCGGCCGAGGTCCTCGATGTTCTACAGATCCCCGCCTTTCTTTGCCGGCAGACTGATCTTTTGGTGGCGGCCGGTCAATCGGGCCGGGCGATCAGCCTGAAAAAGGGCCAGTTCCTCTCACCATGGGACATGCAACATGCGGTCAATAAAGTGAAATCGACGGGTAACAAGAACCTGATGCTCACCGAACGCGGGACCATGCTCGGGTACAATAATCTGGTGGTTGACATGCGTTCTTTTCCGGTGATGCGCGCACTGGGTTGCCCGGTGATCTATGACGCCACCCACAGTGTCCAGTTGCCGGGTGGAGCGGGCGGCAGTTCCGGCGGGCAGCGGGAATTCATCCCGCCTCTTGCCCGGGCGGCGGTTGCGGCAGGGATTGACGGCCTGTTCATGGAGGTCCATCCGGACCCCGACCAGGCCCTTTGCGATGGCCCGAATTCCTGGCCCCTGGCCGGGATGGAAGAACTTTTGAAAAGCCTGCTCGCTATCCATGCAGCCCGGGGCGATGATCAACACCTGCTCGGCGGTATCTAG
- the larC gene encoding nickel pincer cofactor biosynthesis protein LarC, protein MTGEKTAYLDCFAGISGDMFLGALLDCGFPQDILAEQLSTLEITCYKLGISREKVNGISSVKVNVECGEEQPARDMLSIKNIISQSGLPESVRRKVLEVFDLLATAEGKIHDRLKDEVHFHEVGAVDSIIDIVGVVLGMHYLGIENVACSPLPMPSGFVNCQHGLLPLPAPAVCEILKDVPVYGTTLQQELVTPTGAALVKSMTSSFGPFPVMSIDRVGYGCGSHKLTDGRPNLLRLVIGKSRSAAEAQEIEVIETNLDDWSPEGFPMLCETLFSLGALDVILVPIQMKKGRPGFQLQVLSRLENSQAIKRAILAETTAIGLRFRVEQRMTLPRRLGTIRTSLGDLKVKEVETPAGKRLYPEYEECRRVALETGKPLQEIYRAVYAARVEDFRPENG, encoded by the coding sequence ATGACCGGAGAAAAAACCGCATACCTTGACTGCTTTGCCGGGATCAGCGGCGACATGTTCCTTGGTGCGCTCCTTGATTGCGGTTTTCCGCAGGATATACTTGCAGAACAGCTCTCAACTCTTGAAATCACCTGCTACAAACTCGGGATATCCAGAGAAAAAGTCAACGGCATATCCTCTGTCAAAGTGAATGTCGAGTGCGGCGAAGAGCAGCCGGCCCGGGACATGCTCTCCATAAAAAATATCATTTCACAAAGCGGTCTGCCGGAATCTGTTCGGAGAAAAGTCCTCGAGGTGTTCGATCTCCTTGCAACAGCCGAAGGAAAGATCCATGACCGCTTAAAGGATGAAGTCCATTTCCATGAGGTCGGGGCCGTTGATTCGATTATCGATATTGTCGGAGTCGTTTTGGGAATGCACTATCTCGGTATTGAGAATGTCGCCTGTTCTCCGTTGCCGATGCCATCTGGTTTTGTCAATTGTCAGCACGGCCTTCTGCCTTTGCCCGCTCCCGCAGTCTGCGAGATACTGAAAGATGTACCCGTCTATGGTACCACCCTGCAGCAGGAGCTGGTGACTCCTACCGGTGCCGCTCTGGTCAAGTCCATGACCTCATCCTTCGGCCCCTTTCCGGTGATGTCCATCGACAGAGTAGGATATGGGTGCGGCAGCCACAAGCTTACCGATGGCAGGCCAAACCTGCTGCGGCTTGTTATCGGCAAGAGTCGATCCGCCGCCGAAGCCCAGGAAATTGAAGTGATTGAAACCAATCTGGACGACTGGAGCCCCGAAGGTTTTCCGATGCTCTGTGAAACCCTCTTCTCGTTGGGAGCTCTCGATGTGATTCTGGTCCCGATCCAGATGAAGAAGGGAAGGCCCGGCTTTCAGCTCCAGGTTCTCTCCAGGCTGGAAAATTCCCAGGCTATCAAACGAGCCATCCTTGCAGAGACCACGGCGATCGGACTGCGCTTCCGGGTCGAGCAGAGAATGACCCTGCCAAGAAGGCTCGGGACCATCAGAACATCTCTGGGTGATTTAAAGGTGAAAGAGGTTGAAACGCCTGCAGGCAAAAGACTCTATCCGGAGTATGAAGAGTGCCGCAGAGTGGCATTGGAAACAGGAAAGCCGCTGCAGGAAATTTACCGGGCCGTCTATGCCGCCAGGGTCGAAGACTTCCGGCCGGAGAACGGATAA
- the lptC gene encoding LPS export ABC transporter periplasmic protein LptC yields the protein MNLNRNLVWVLPLLLLIGAPLWWQPVGTILAPRGDFSAPPLPSQEQLKRFAMEGVTLSHCRDGKHEFTLNSARVTSNGNDDSLQLLEVRATITGTSDPTIITSGEAYYHTGREILTMLDRVRITMPDHQEIRTEALRYLAKYRKVKTAEDVFLNGSGVEVRGSTMFYDLVNGALRVGGRVVVDLQ from the coding sequence ATGAATCTTAACAGGAATCTGGTCTGGGTATTGCCATTGCTTCTCCTGATTGGAGCCCCTTTATGGTGGCAGCCGGTCGGTACCATCCTTGCCCCGAGGGGAGATTTCTCTGCCCCGCCACTACCATCCCAGGAGCAGCTGAAACGATTTGCCATGGAGGGGGTGACTCTCAGTCATTGCCGTGACGGCAAACATGAATTTACTTTAAACTCCGCCCGGGTGACTAGTAATGGAAACGACGACAGCCTCCAGTTACTTGAGGTCCGCGCTACAATCACCGGCACAAGTGATCCGACGATTATTACCAGCGGAGAGGCTTACTATCATACCGGACGAGAGATCTTGACCATGCTTGACCGGGTGAGGATTACCATGCCTGATCATCAGGAAATTCGGACTGAGGCTCTTCGCTACCTGGCCAAATATCGCAAGGTGAAAACAGCCGAAGATGTTTTTTTGAACGGCAGCGGTGTTGAAGTGCGAGGCAGCACAATGTTTTATGATCTGGTCAACGGAGCCTTGCGGGTCGGTGGCCGAGTTGTGGTGGATCTTCAGTGA
- the pyrF gene encoding orotidine-5'-phosphate decarboxylase, whose product MTLKNIDIRDRIILALDVDSPAKAKDLIARTESHLGFYKVGLQLFLAGGFDIVDWIVDRGHKVMLDLKLHDISATVALAVEQLAGHGVYFATVHGEPPVVRAAAAAAGDRVRILAVTVLTSLGEDDLRSVGITMPLPELVRFRARAALEAGCSGVVASGHEAAMLRRELGEDFFIVTPGIRQGNTVMNGSDDQTRIMTAGAAIENGANHVVVGRPISKATDPVAVIEEMQKGIVEGVSGS is encoded by the coding sequence ATGACTTTGAAAAATATTGATATCCGTGACCGGATTATTCTGGCACTGGATGTTGACAGCCCGGCGAAGGCGAAGGATCTGATTGCCCGGACGGAGTCGCATCTCGGGTTCTACAAGGTCGGGTTGCAGCTCTTTCTGGCGGGCGGGTTTGATATCGTCGACTGGATTGTTGATCGCGGCCACAAGGTCATGCTCGACCTGAAGCTGCACGATATTTCAGCAACGGTGGCTTTGGCGGTAGAGCAGCTTGCCGGGCACGGGGTTTATTTCGCCACCGTTCATGGGGAACCGCCGGTAGTCCGAGCAGCTGCGGCTGCCGCCGGGGACAGGGTCCGGATCCTGGCGGTCACGGTGCTGACCAGTCTGGGGGAGGACGACCTGCGGTCGGTCGGTATCACCATGCCGTTGCCCGAACTTGTCCGGTTCAGGGCCAGAGCGGCCCTAGAGGCCGGATGTTCCGGAGTGGTGGCTTCCGGTCACGAGGCGGCAATGCTGCGCAGGGAGCTCGGAGAGGATTTCTTCATCGTAACCCCTGGAATCAGGCAGGGGAACACTGTCATGAACGGCAGCGATGACCAGACCAGGATCATGACCGCCGGGGCCGCCATCGAAAACGGCGCCAATCATGTGGTGGTCGGACGTCCGATCAGCAAGGCGACTGATCCTGTTGCGGTTATTGAAGAGATGCAGAAAGGAATAGTCGAAGGTGTGTCCGGTTCTTGA
- the def gene encoding peptide deformylase has translation MAVRKIYTFPDPVLRVKAHPITEFGEELKALAADMAETMYKAPGVGLAANQIGVTKQILVYDISRAEEEPALTVLINPEIIEAAGSEIGEEGCLSVIELCAKVKRAKMIRVHALDLDGNPISIEAEDFHARVLQHEIDHLNGVLFLDHLSPLKRSLYKKKLKKLLQEEQEEAAD, from the coding sequence ATGGCAGTCAGAAAGATATATACATTCCCGGATCCGGTCTTGCGAGTTAAGGCTCATCCGATCACCGAATTTGGTGAAGAGCTGAAGGCCTTGGCCGCCGACATGGCTGAAACCATGTACAAGGCTCCGGGTGTGGGCCTCGCCGCCAATCAGATCGGCGTCACAAAACAGATTCTCGTCTACGATATCTCCCGGGCAGAAGAAGAACCCGCCCTCACCGTACTGATTAATCCTGAGATTATCGAAGCCGCCGGTTCCGAGATTGGTGAAGAAGGCTGCTTGAGCGTCATTGAACTCTGCGCCAAGGTGAAGAGGGCAAAAATGATCAGAGTCCACGCCCTTGATCTCGACGGCAACCCGATCTCTATTGAAGCCGAAGATTTTCATGCCCGGGTTCTTCAACACGAGATAGATCATTTGAACGGCGTACTCTTCCTCGACCATCTGAGCCCTTTGAAGAGAAGCCTCTACAAAAAGAAACTCAAGAAACTCCTTCAGGAAGAGCAGGAAGAGGCTGCCGACTAG
- a CDS encoding phosphatidylglycerophosphatase A has product MDRLFMAVATGLGLGKIPFAPGTWGTLLAFPIHYLISSLSPAGYWLSLAGIIIVAIFTAGSAEKIMDKPDPGAVVIDEVAGMLVALIHAPPTVVAWLAAFLLFRFFDIVKPFPVNFFDQRFHGGLGIVLDDLMAGIYALLCLQILYRFVL; this is encoded by the coding sequence ATGGACCGTCTGTTCATGGCGGTAGCCACCGGACTGGGCCTCGGGAAGATACCCTTTGCCCCCGGCACCTGGGGAACCCTGCTGGCGTTTCCGATCCATTATCTCATTTCATCACTTTCGCCTGCCGGCTACTGGCTCTCTCTCGCCGGGATAATCATAGTCGCCATCTTCACAGCCGGGTCGGCAGAAAAGATCATGGATAAGCCGGATCCCGGCGCGGTTGTCATCGATGAGGTGGCCGGGATGCTGGTCGCTCTGATCCATGCCCCGCCAACCGTTGTTGCCTGGCTTGCCGCCTTTCTCCTGTTCCGTTTCTTCGATATCGTCAAACCCTTTCCGGTCAACTTCTTCGACCAACGGTTCCACGGCGGGCTCGGCATCGTCCTCGACGACCTGATGGCCGGAATCTACGCGCTTCTCTGCCTGCAGATTCTTTATCGCTTTGTTTTATAG
- the fmt gene encoding methionyl-tRNA formyltransferase, with the protein MAHEPYRIIFMGTPEFAVPSLQSLLSGPDEVVAVVTQPDRPKGRGRKVAAPPVKELALAKGLPVLQPTAIKTAAWREELAAYRPDLFIVAAYGRILPKSLLELPPHGTINVHGSILPSYRGAAPIQWAILNGDTFTGVTIMQMDEGMDTGDILLTAETRITPEDTAGSLAGRLAEIGGATLLEALAKLHEGRLVRQVQAHHLATSSPPLTKEQGLIDWRRPAFALSCQIRGLDPWPTAYTFIEGTRLRLFKPSVVDRAATEKPGTICRADKDGLLIATGEKYLLTEELQAEGAKRMTTGAYLQGRSIKPGTVLG; encoded by the coding sequence ATGGCACACGAACCCTACCGGATCATCTTTATGGGAACGCCGGAGTTCGCCGTTCCTTCCCTTCAATCTCTCCTGTCAGGACCTGATGAGGTTGTGGCGGTCGTCACCCAGCCCGATCGCCCCAAAGGCCGCGGCCGCAAAGTTGCCGCCCCCCCGGTCAAAGAACTGGCTTTGGCGAAAGGTTTGCCGGTCCTGCAACCCACGGCCATAAAAACCGCTGCCTGGCGTGAGGAGCTTGCCGCGTACCGGCCCGACCTCTTCATTGTCGCAGCATACGGCCGCATCCTGCCAAAATCACTGCTTGAACTGCCCCCCCACGGAACCATCAACGTCCACGGCTCAATTCTCCCGTCCTACCGTGGAGCGGCCCCGATCCAGTGGGCGATCTTAAACGGCGACACTTTTACCGGGGTCACCATCATGCAGATGGATGAAGGGATGGACACCGGAGACATTCTGCTCACCGCAGAAACCAGGATCACCCCTGAGGACACGGCAGGAAGTCTTGCCGGGAGACTCGCCGAAATCGGCGGGGCAACCCTCCTTGAGGCGCTGGCAAAACTTCATGAGGGAAGGCTTGTCCGGCAGGTGCAGGCGCATCACCTTGCGACCTCTTCCCCCCCTCTCACCAAAGAACAGGGGTTGATCGACTGGCGCAGACCGGCCTTTGCATTAAGCTGCCAGATCCGTGGGCTCGACCCCTGGCCCACCGCCTACACCTTTATCGAGGGCACAAGGCTCAGGCTTTTCAAGCCATCCGTTGTCGACCGAGCGGCCACCGAGAAACCCGGCACCATCTGCCGGGCAGATAAAGACGGCCTGCTCATCGCCACCGGTGAAAAATATCTTCTGACTGAGGAACTCCAGGCTGAAGGGGCGAAACGGATGACCACCGGCGCCTACCTGCAGGGTCGATCCATCAAACCCGGCACCGTCCTGGGTTGA